One genomic window of Clostridia bacterium includes the following:
- the serC gene encoding 3-phosphoserine/phosphohydroxythreonine transaminase, whose protein sequence is MNNRVYNFSAGPGVIFEDVLKKAADEMMDQNGSGMSVMEMSHRSKWFEDIINGAEALLREVMSIPDNYKVLFLQGGASSQFAMIPMNLKKNGKADYIQTGVWAKKSFQEAKKFIDCRVVASSEDKTYTYIPETKPEDFDKDADYVHFCYNNTIYGTKFTGEPDVGGKDLVCDMSSCILSEPVDVSKYALIYAGAQKNMGPAGLTVVIIREDLIREDVEPYVPVMFRYKTHADNGSMYNTPPTYAIYICKLVLEKIKELGGLEAMKKINEQKAGMLYDFLDSSKLFKPTVSAPYRSLMNIPFVTGDKEMDAKFIKEATEAGFVNLKGHRSVGGMRASLYNAMPVEGVAALVGFMKDFERKNANV, encoded by the coding sequence ATGAATAACAGAGTATATAATTTTTCCGCCGGTCCCGGAGTCATATTTGAAGACGTTTTAAAAAAGGCTGCCGATGAAATGATGGATCAGAACGGCAGCGGAATGTCGGTTATGGAGATGTCTCACCGTTCAAAGTGGTTTGAAGATATAATAAACGGCGCAGAGGCGCTTTTAAGAGAAGTAATGTCGATCCCCGACAATTATAAGGTGCTCTTTTTACAGGGCGGCGCATCGTCTCAGTTCGCCATGATACCGATGAACTTAAAGAAGAACGGCAAGGCCGATTATATCCAGACGGGCGTTTGGGCTAAAAAGTCCTTCCAGGAAGCGAAAAAATTCATCGACTGCCGCGTAGTAGCATCAAGCGAAGACAAGACGTATACTTATATCCCCGAAACGAAGCCCGAAGATTTCGATAAGGACGCAGATTACGTTCACTTCTGCTATAACAATACGATATACGGCACGAAATTTACGGGCGAGCCCGACGTGGGCGGCAAGGATCTCGTATGCGATATGTCCTCGTGCATACTCTCCGAGCCTGTTGACGTTTCTAAGTATGCGCTCATCTACGCAGGCGCTCAGAAGAACATGGGCCCCGCGGGTCTTACCGTCGTAATAATCCGTGAGGACCTCATACGCGAGGACGTAGAGCCTTACGTGCCCGTAATGTTCAGATATAAGACTCACGCCGACAACGGTTCCATGTACAACACGCCTCCCACCTACGCTATATACATCTGCAAGCTTGTTCTTGAAAAGATAAAAGAGCTCGGCGGACTTGAGGCAATGAAGAAGATAAACGAGCAGAAGGCCGGTATGCTTTATGACTTCCTCGACAGCTCGAAGCTCTTTAAGCCTACAGTTTCGGCTCCGTACCGTTCACTTATGAACATTCCGTTCGTAACGGGCGACAAGGAAATGGACGCAAAGTTTATAAAAGAAGCGACCGAAGCCGGCTTTGTGAACTTAAAGGGACACAGAAGCGTAGGCGGCATGCGCGCAAGCCTCTACAACGCAATGCCCGTTGAAGGCGTTGCCGCACTCGTTGGAT